Genomic segment of Mesotoga infera:
AACATCTCTCATGCCACTCCTGAGATGGCGGTTGAACTAGGCATTTTTACCGGAAGGCTCCACAAAGCTCTAAAAGAAATCGACTACGATCAGCTTGAAAGAACGAATCTGCTGAAGTCACTGACAGCTGCCCTGCGGCACTTCAGTGCAGTGGACTTCGAAATGGAACTCGAAAGTGTTGAGGAATTCTTCACCGATTTCTACAAGATATATTATAGACTTCCGGTCCAGATCATTCATGGCGACTACCATCCAGGCAACATAATCATCCACGAGGGGAAGGTCTCGGGGATAGTAGATTTCGATTGTGCGACTCGAGAAGTGAAAGTGCTGGATCTTGCCTATCTAGTTCATAGCGTCTTCGCCGAGTTTCTGAAGATGGGTTCTCCATCGCTTTTCCTCTATTTGCTTCCTTATCTGCTTGAAGGATACTCCTCAGAAAACACTCTTACCTCGAGCGAGAGGGAGAGTTTTGTCTATCTGCTTTCTGCTATTTCGATCATCCAGATTCATTACTTCACTGCGAAAGAATTGACTGAAGAAGCGCGTTTCGCAAAGAATGTCTTCAAATGGTTGTACAAAAACAGTAGTCGTATCAAGGAGAAGTCGGGCCTTGTCCTGGCCGGTTCCGAAAAGGCGATCTAGTAGTTCAAGAGATAGTGAATTTCCCGCCGTGCTTCCTTTTCTCCTTGGTGTCGTTTCTTTTCATTTGCCCCTCCCTAATTGAATATTCTTATAGAATATCGAGAATCCCTCGCCTCGATTTCTGCCAATCTATTGCTTTCGCATATTCAAACTATATGTCAGCCATCAGAATAATAGCAGCCGGATCCGAGCAATTGGAGCGATCCGCTTTTCATTGGAGTCTTTTTTCCTTAATTCACCTGAGCCCCTTTGGAAGTAGAAAAGATCGATGCGAGATAACTGGCATGTTCTATTGACAGCATAATGGCATGGTCAATAGGCCCTGTCAAAGTATAATCAATTTGAGGAGGTGAATCCATGCTTGGGCTGAAAATTGTAGTCGAAAAGGGCTCTGGTGTCCCTTTGTTCAAGCAGCTTATTGATCAGTTGAGAACAGCGATAATGAGAGGGGAGATTTCTGAGGGAACAAGGCTTCCTTCCGAGCGAGAGCTTTCGAAGTTGCTCCGGCTGAACAGGAGCGTTGTTGTAAAAGCCTATAATGAACTGAAGATGGATGGCCTTCTGGATTCCAGATCGGGAAGCGGTACTTACGTCATTTCAGTCAGGCCGCCACATAAGGAATTCGACATGATATCGTGGGGAGAGCAGCTTAATTCCTGGGCTACCGTTCCGGCCGGTTCGGCGAGATGGGCAAGCGTTCTGAAGGGCCGGCCCGAAGACTGTATAAGGTTCGATACCGGCATACCTCTTGTTGGAAGCGAGCAAACAAACCTCCTGAAAGGAATTCTGTCAGATCTTACCGAAGATGAGTTGAAGAGTTCGCTCGACTATCCGTCTCTTAGGGGCAACCCCGACCTCATCAAGTATTTGTGTCTGAGACTGAACGGTTCAGGGATGCATGTGAACTCGAGAAATATTCTAATAACTATTGGCGCAGAGGAGGCCGTGTATTTATTGTTTTCTGCGCTTGCCAGGCCAGGTGAAACGATTGTCGTCGAGAATCCGACTTACATAAATATAATCAACATTTCGAGAATGTTTCAGCATCGAGTGCTCCCAATCGATAGAAACTCTGAAGGCCTGGATTTTGCGACTCTCGAAAATGTCCTGAAAAGGAGCAGGGTGAAATTCATATATACCATGAGCTGTTCGCACAATCCTACTGGTTCAAACATGCCTGAGGGGAAAAAGGAGTCGCTGGTAAGACTTGCAGAGAAGTACTCCGTTCCGATAATTGATGACACTGTCTTCTCGGAGATTCAGTACAGTCGTCCCGCGCCTAAGACACTTAAGTACTACGATCATCACAACTGCGTGATAGAGATAGGA
This window contains:
- a CDS encoding PLP-dependent aminotransferase family protein; the encoded protein is MLGLKIVVEKGSGVPLFKQLIDQLRTAIMRGEISEGTRLPSERELSKLLRLNRSVVVKAYNELKMDGLLDSRSGSGTYVISVRPPHKEFDMISWGEQLNSWATVPAGSARWASVLKGRPEDCIRFDTGIPLVGSEQTNLLKGILSDLTEDELKSSLDYPSLRGNPDLIKYLCLRLNGSGMHVNSRNILITIGAEEAVYLLFSALARPGETIVVENPTYINIINISRMFQHRVLPIDRNSEGLDFATLENVLKRSRVKFIYTMSCSHNPTGSNMPEGKKESLVRLAEKYSVPIIDDTVFSEIQYSRPAPKTLKYYDHHNCVIEIGGISKAYAPGLRIGWIVADEALIEKLIEPVRMISLGVPNISQLVAAKLLSTGEYDSFLKKYLGLCLDKKEAAKRACLRYLPAYVKVNEAQGGNFFWLELPTSLDCWKLVAEGIKNGVAVSPGSLFTFDSSGRNFVRLNPLGVPLEEIEEGIIRLSKVIESIAIGDRNEEGTVSVVV
- a CDS encoding aminoglycoside phosphotransferase produces the protein NISHATPEMAVELGIFTGRLHKALKEIDYDQLERTNLLKSLTAALRHFSAVDFEMELESVEEFFTDFYKIYYRLPVQIIHGDYHPGNIIIHEGKVSGIVDFDCATREVKVLDLAYLVHSVFAEFLKMGSPSLFLYLLPYLLEGYSSENTLTSSERESFVYLLSAISIIQIHYFTAKELTEEARFAKNVFKWLYKNSSRIKEKSGLVLAGSEKAI